From Schizosaccharomyces pombe strain 972h- genome assembly, chromosome: II, the proteins below share one genomic window:
- the cfh4 gene encoding chitin synthase regulatory factor (SEL1/TPR repeat protein, chitin synthase regulatory factor Cfh4/ predicted human COA7 ortholog) codes for MPASTSIPETPSKLPDALLVNSDPASKVDNVSVKIEQESPLALEGSPLPTVSDVLPETNNAHEEVSSSSWSLSSSDSIMSYDSLSDDVSVLSFLDCPLTTFETAPSIASFSNSAADVSSHSRSSSSWSAKLSRFTKHASKPSLSSNSSDSSFSKSGSESNALSSRGSFELEPHGIHRHVSRAKRLLSKFYSKFHHKKEDSSFDPLAPLVFAPNTSRVLRVTNEANASAISLEKATSLSSQEQPGSEIKKELSLYDHEFDQILDLAIKAKKDGNLENAIEFLEYIMPEVASQQNFVPYELAELYKQRGTSQDLKSILPLYMLAASLGHDRSSFLVGEAFFYGTYGARENKLRALQYYHLANDKGNADAMLALCKLYLRGLPGHIFPSSRRAFEYAHRAAMLGHAPACYVLGKFYETGVGCVKDLAKSEAGFRAGLINDSPITDADALQIASTLVLLQ; via the coding sequence ATGCCTGCATCCACGTCCATCCCCGAAACTCCTTCGAAGTTACCAGACGCATTGCTGGTTAATTCAGATCCTGCTTCTAAAGTTGATAATGTTTCTGTTAAAATTGAACAAGAAAGCCCTTTAGCTCTTGAAGGAAGTCCGTTACCTACAGTAAGCGATGTTCTTCCAGAGACTAATAATGCACATGAAGAGGTCTCTTCTAGCAGCTGGTCACTTTCGTCCTCTGATTCTATAATGAGCTATGATTCTTTGTCCGACGATGTTTCAGTTTTATCGTTTCTAGATTGTCCCCTTACAACTTTTGAGACTGCACCTTCCATAGCAAGCTTTTCGAACAGTGCAGCTGATGTTAGTTCACACTCTCGTTCTTCTAGCAGCTGGAGTGCAAAGCTCTCTCGGTTTACAAAGCATGCTTCTAAACCTTCACTCTCTTCAAACTCTTCTGATTCctcattttccaaatctGGTTCGGAGTCAAACGCTCTTTCTTCTAGAGGAAGTTTTGAACTTGAACCTCATGGTATCCATAGACATGTTAGTCGAGCGAAGCGTTTACTTAGCAAATTTTATTCGAAATTTCACCATAAAAAGGAAGATTCTAGTTTCGATCCCTTAGCTCCTCTTGTTTTTGCGCCAAACACTTCTCGGGTTCTTCGTGTTACTAATGAAGCAAATGCTAGTGCCATCAGTCTTGAAAAGGCAACTAGCCTTTCTTCTCAGGAACAACCCGGCAGCGAAATTAAGAAAGAGCTTTCACTCTATGATCATGAATTTGATCAAATTTTGGACTTAGCTATAAAGGCTAAGAAGGATGGTAACTTGGAAAATgcaattgaatttttagaatACATAATGCCGGAGGTAGCATCTCAGCAAAATTTTGTACCCTATGAACTTGCCGAATTGTATAAACAGCGAGGAACTAGTCAAGATCTGAAGAGCATTCTTCCCTTGTACATGTTGGCTGCCTCTTTAGGGCATGACAGAAGTTCCTTCCTTGTTGGAGAAGCATTTTTCTATGGAACATATGGGGCGCGAGAGAATAAGCTACGTGCTTTGCAGTACTATCATTTGGCCAATGACAAGGGTAATGCGGACGCTATGCTTGCTTTATGTAAACTATATTTACGAGGTTTACCCGGTCATATATTTCCTAGTTCGCGTCGTGCATTTGAATATGCACACCGTGCTGCGATGCTTGGCCATGCTCCTGCTTGTTATGTCCTCGGGAAGTTTTATGAAACTGGGGTAGGTTGTGTTAAAGACCTAGCTAAATCGGAAGCGGGCTTTCGTGCCGGTCTTATCAATGATTCGCCAATTACTGATGCTGATGCCCTTCAAATTGCTAGTACCTTGGTTCTCCTCCAgtga